From Fusarium oxysporum f. sp. lycopersici 4287 chromosome 10, whole genome shotgun sequence, the proteins below share one genomic window:
- a CDS encoding hypothetical protein (At least one base has a quality score < 10), whose amino-acid sequence MSVDVLAGGKANPSMGVETRNDNNGDLVTATEEQSLQRGLHERHLSMLGIAGAIGTGLFLGLGQSVQTGGPLGALLGYATVGLVVCAVQFALGEVAALLPVTGAFVRHAEFLVDPAWGFAIGWNLVYGNILSIPSEITAICVLFEFWTDINPSLWIMIFIVLTTVVGLCFVRVFGEVEFWFALLKILLVVFLIILGLVINLGGVPGTERIGFRYWKDPGPFVEYIATGSWGQFLGYWSVMTSAVFSFAGVESIAMAAAETRNPARAIPKACKNVFIRILVFYILAILIVGMLVRSDDERLKRPVRSRRQSPLCHRSLGGRYPSDPLRCQRRCHNFRVVGFQSESSRRYPCSLWSGPQATGASDLPPYNRVGCALRLRALLHLLHVPQLHESLKWSYDRFLVASRPDSGGSADLLGVNLVESHSSAPCDEKARNSGRKPALAQLLDFLLFLRRFVHDSAYPPHGRFPRLYQG is encoded by the exons ATGAGCGTCGACGTTCTTGCTGGCGGAAAGGCGAACCCGTCAATGGGCGTGGAGACGAGGAACGACAACAACGGCGATCTTGTAACGGCCACCGAGGAGCAGAGCCTTCAGCGCGGTCTGCATGAGAGGCATCTTTCTATGCTGGGTATCGCTGGCGCTATTGGCACGGGTCTCTTTCTCGGTCTAGGTCAGTCTGTTCAGACTGGTGGTCCTCTCGGCGCGTTGCTTGGATATGCGACTGTTGGTCTTGTCGTGTGCGCCGTGCAATTCGCATTGGGAGAAGTCGCTGCGTTATTGCCGGTCACAGGAGCTTTTGTGCGGCATGCCGAATTTCTCGTCGATCCCGCCTGGGGGTTCGCAATTGGATGGAATCTGGTTTACGGCAACATTCTGTCGATCCCTTCAGAGATCACGGCCATCTGTGTGTTGTTCGAGTTCTGGACCGACATCAACCCGTCGCTATGgatcatgatcttcatcgTCCTGACCACAGTCGTCGGTCTCTGCTTCGTCCGGGTTTTCGGCGAGGTTGAGTTCTGGTTCGCCCTTCTCAAAATCCTCTTGGTCGTATTCCTCATTATCCTAGGGTTGGTCATCAACTTAGGAGGCGTCCCTGGCACAGAGCGAATTGGCTTCAGATATTGGAAGGACCCAGGGCCGTTTGTCGAATATATCGCTACGGGAAGTTGGGGCCAGTTCCTTGGATATTGGTCTGTCATGACCAGCGCTGTGTTCTCCTTCGCGGGCGTGGAATCTATCGCCATGGCCGCTGCCGAAACGCGGAACCCTGCGCGTGCTATCCCTAAGGCTTGCAAGAACGTCTTCATCCGAATTCTCGTCTTTTACATCTTGGCCATCCTCATTGTTGGTATGCTTGTGAGAAGCGACGACGAGAGACTAAAACGACCAGTCCGGAGCCGCAGGCAAAGCCCCCTTTGTCATCGCAGCCTCGGCGGCCGGTATCCCAGCGATCCCCTCCGTTGTCAACGCCGTTGTCATAACTTCCGCGTGGTCGGCTTCCAATCAGAGTCTTCTCGCCGGTACCCGTGTTCTCTATGGTCTGGCCCTCAAGCGACAGGCGCCTCAGATCTTCCTCCGTACAACCGCGTGGGGTGTGCCTTACGTCTGCGTGCTCTTCTTCACTTGCTTCATGTTCCTCAGCTTCATGAGTCTCTCAAATGGAGCTATGACCGTTTTCTGGTGGCTAGTCGACCTGACAGCGGCGGGAGTGCTGATCTCCTGGGCGTCAATCTTGTTGAATCACATTCGTCTGCGCCTTGCGATGAAAAAGCAAGGAATTCCGGTCGAAAGCCTGCCCTGGCACAACTCTTGGACTT TCTACTCTTCTTGCGCCGGTTTGTTCATGACTCTGCTTATCCTCCTCACGGGCGGTTTCCGCGTCTTTACCAGGGGTAA
- a CDS encoding RAN protein kinase, protein MQQHAIFGYQTPPPSPGFDHPKCTVQQPFAAPHSRHFQNRCVPLAPEARLGRVLEGTLQLTDILGTGAYGVVYLAVDLKTGGKYAVKCLSKFNPDGTPLESRQFAYQQREIRLHWKASEHSNVVQMLKIVNDPDCIYVILEYCPEGDLFLNITERGQYVGKDELSRNIFLQILDAVEHCHNLGIYHRDLKPENILVTDHGDTVKLADFGLATSDDRSEDYGCGSTFYMSPECLDPSARKPYYLCAPNDVWSLGVILVNLTCGRNPWKQASFQDSTYRAYAGSKDFLKTILPLSDELNDILGRIFEPIPEQRITLSELRTRIMACSMFTVPPMSSLPTPPASPNHITEYVSSEDAIIDDYEYDSLSPASSDDEGSLTSSDSTIDDLDDEFEQERQMPQTPPEFAPHTFDPEEPKEHQLIYHSQEFVPQKYSGPVPVPVAVPPQPMLCQQVPMPVQAQVPVSVQAPCQPKSYFPIWDMVKYVQQVPMLQHHVPFHQQVPFMPTFQGCY, encoded by the exons ATGCAGCAACATGCCATATTCGGTTACCAAACCCCTCCGCCCTCTCCAGGATTCGATCATCCCAAGTGCACAGTTCAACAACCATTTGCGGCCCCTCACTCTCGACACTTCCAGAACCGATGCGTCCCTCTCGCCCCGGAGGCCAGGCTAGGCCGCGTGCTTGAGGGCACTCTCCAGCTTACTGACATCCTTGGAACTGGCGCCTATGGCGTCGTGTACCTTGCCGTCGATCTCAAGACCGGAGGTAAATACGCTGTCAAGTGCTTGAGCAAGTTCAATCCCGATGGAACCCCTCTGGAATCCAGACAATTTGCCTACCAACAACGAGAGATCCGTCTTCACTGGAAGGCATCGGAACACTCCAACGTGGTCCAGATGCTCAAGATTGTGAATGATCCTGACTGCATCTATGTTATTCTCGAGTACTGCCCTGAGGGcgatctcttcttgaatATCACTGAGCGCGGTCAATATGTTGGTAAGGATGAACTATCAAGGAATATCTTTCTGCAAATCCTGGATGCTGTTGAACACTGCCACAACCTTGGAATCTACCACCGGGACCTCAAGCCGGAGAACATCTTGGTGACAGACCACGGAGACACTGTTAAGCTGGCTGACTTTGGTCTTGCTACTTCTGATGATCGATCCGAGGACTACGGATGCGGTTCAACATTCTACATGAGTCCAG AATGCCTGGACCCCTCTGCTAGGAAGCCTTACTACCTTTGCGCCCCCAATGATGTCTGGAGCCTTGGAGTTATCCTCGTCAACCTCACCTGTGGACGCAACCCATGGAAACAAGCTTCCTTCCAGGACTCTACTTACCGTGCCTATGCCGGATCCAAGGACTTCTTGAAGACCATCCTCCCATTGTCGGATGAACTGAACGACATTTTGGGACGGATCTTCGAGCCTATCCCCGAGCAGCGGATCACTCTCTCTGAGCTCCGAACCAGGATCATGGCCTGCTCTATGTTTACCGTGCCGCCTATGTCGTCTCTACCGACACCTCCGGCCTCACCAAACCACATCACCGAATACGTTTCCTCCGAGGATGCCATCATCGACGACTATGAGTACGACTCACTGTCGCCCGCCTCCTCGGATGATGAGGGTTCGCTCACATCAAGCGACTCTACCATTGACGACCTGGACGACGAGTTTGAACAGGAACGCCAGATGCCGCAGACTCCTCCTGAGTTTGCACCACACACCTTCGACCCTGAGGAGCCCAAGGAACATCAACTCATCTACCACAGCCAGGAATTCGTGCCCCAGAAGTACTCTGGGCCCGTCCCCGTGCCAGTGGCCGTTCCCCCTCAGCCCATGCTCTGCCAGCAGGTCCCTATGCCAGTACAGGCTCAGGTTCCTGTCTCTGTGCAGGCTCCTTGTCAACCCAAATCATATTTCCCTATCTGGGATATGGTAAAATACGTTCAACAAGTGCCCATGCTTCAGCACCATGTGCCCTTTCATCAACAGGTCCCCTTCATGCCTACGTTTCAAGGCTGTTACTAA